Proteins encoded within one genomic window of Bacillus sp. 1NLA3E:
- a CDS encoding MFS transporter: MTYIEKGTKEYGRASFALFLGGFVTFAILYTTQPLMPVFAKEFHVTAPIASLTLSSSTGVMAIAMLLSATLADAIGKKRLMVLSMFSTSILGLITAFSPNFLLLLLLRAMLGLFIAGIPSIAMAYVAEEFNPSGIGKIMGLYISGTSIGGLAGRMIISTLTDIFSWRLALIVVGVMTFFLSIAFLLTLPSSRHSVNKKLNWKQAWDAYKGHFRNRQLMYLVLLSFLLMGSFVTLFNYIGFLLVEAPYHLSQTVVGFIFIVYLFGTFSSIYMGKKADEFGSSLILKVSLGIMLGGAIFTTIPLLIGKIIGISIFSFGFFASHSVASTWVGDCAGKNKAQASSLYLLLYYLGSSIVGSVGGYFWLHFDWIGLITFISILLMIGILLVALAQKEERIPVYQAFLKK; this comes from the coding sequence GTGACTTATATTGAAAAAGGAACAAAGGAATATGGAAGGGCAAGTTTTGCATTATTTCTTGGCGGGTTTGTTACGTTTGCGATTCTTTACACCACTCAACCATTGATGCCGGTTTTTGCAAAGGAGTTTCATGTAACTGCACCAATCGCAAGTCTTACCTTATCATCCTCTACAGGTGTAATGGCGATTGCCATGTTATTATCTGCAACATTAGCTGATGCTATCGGTAAAAAAAGACTGATGGTTTTATCGATGTTTTCCACTTCCATTCTCGGACTAATAACTGCTTTTAGTCCCAACTTTTTGCTTCTGTTGTTATTACGAGCCATGCTTGGTTTGTTTATTGCAGGTATTCCTTCGATTGCAATGGCATATGTCGCAGAAGAATTTAACCCTTCTGGCATTGGAAAAATTATGGGGCTTTATATTAGCGGTACAAGTATTGGTGGGCTTGCAGGAAGAATGATCATTAGCACACTAACAGATATTTTTTCATGGAGACTGGCCCTAATCGTTGTGGGAGTGATGACATTTTTTTTAAGTATTGCTTTTTTGTTAACTCTTCCGTCATCCCGTCATTCCGTGAATAAGAAGCTAAATTGGAAACAGGCTTGGGATGCCTATAAAGGGCATTTCAGGAATAGACAATTAATGTATTTGGTTTTGTTATCCTTTTTATTAATGGGTAGTTTTGTCACCCTATTTAATTATATTGGTTTCTTACTTGTTGAAGCACCTTATCATTTAAGCCAGACTGTGGTTGGCTTCATCTTTATTGTGTATTTGTTCGGAACCTTCAGCTCGATTTATATGGGGAAAAAGGCTGATGAATTTGGTTCTTCGTTGATTTTGAAAGTCTCGCTTGGAATTATGTTGGGCGGAGCAATCTTTACCACCATACCTTTGTTAATCGGAAAAATCATTGGCATTTCGATTTTTTCATTTGGTTTCTTTGCAAGCCACTCTGTTGCCAGTACATGGGTAGGTGACTGTGCGGGGAAAAATAAAGCGCAGGCCTCCTCGTTATATCTCCTTTTATACTACCTTGGATCAAGTATTGTCGGGTCTGTCGGTGGTTATTTTTGGTTACATTTTGATTGGATTGGTTTAATTACATTTATTTCAATTTTATTGATGATTGGGATCTTACTGGTAGCTCTCGCCCAGAAGGAGGAACGAATCCCTGTGTATCAGGCTTTTTTGAAAAAATAG
- a CDS encoding IMEF encapsulin system ferritin-like cargo protein, which translates to MDTTFNEMDSIFQRTKQALVEFMGIITPIINDAKDDHERLYWHHIYEEEEHRSDRLELLLPKLQQLIHNEMNISDHQADFIHLLQDISLEKFGLHNFLEHLDLSLFQFKGTEFEPKIQSLRDFTYDDYQQMKVILERLNQEFKGGIQLNTSIPTDEKEGAGSNLKIEAYTHNFSSGQSQPKQTVRKALTVGSLKLQ; encoded by the coding sequence TTGGATACTACATTTAATGAAATGGATTCGATTTTTCAACGAACGAAACAGGCCTTAGTAGAGTTTATGGGGATCATCACACCAATCATTAATGATGCGAAAGATGATCACGAGCGCCTTTATTGGCACCATATTTATGAAGAAGAAGAACATCGCTCAGATCGATTGGAACTCCTCTTACCAAAGCTCCAGCAACTCATCCACAATGAAATGAATATCTCAGATCATCAAGCTGATTTTATTCACCTCTTGCAGGATATAAGTTTGGAGAAATTTGGGTTACATAATTTTTTAGAGCATTTAGATTTGTCACTTTTTCAGTTTAAAGGAACGGAATTCGAACCAAAAATCCAATCATTAAGAGATTTTACCTATGATGACTATCAACAAATGAAAGTCATTTTGGAAAGATTAAATCAGGAATTTAAAGGTGGTATTCAATTAAATACCTCGATTCCAACCGATGAAAAAGAAGGGGCTGGATCGAATCTAAAAATTGAGGCTTATACGCACAATTTTTCATCGGGTCAGTCACAGCCAAAACAGACTGTAAGAAAAGCCTTAACGGTTGGCAGTTTAAAACTACAATAA
- a CDS encoding family 1 encapsulin nanocompartment shell protein, whose amino-acid sequence MDKTTQFPDSPLSREEWTELDQTVFESVKKQLVGRRFIDIYGPLGEGVQSVTNDIYDSPEQGAISFHGEDSQLSIPSRRVTLTIPMLYKDFILYWRDIQQAKTLGSPIDFSASANAAQQSALLEDDLIFNGSKEFQLQGIMNVKGKLSHIRSDWMESGNAFSDVVEARNKLLRMGHTGPYALVLSPELYALVHRVHQGTHVLEIEHVRELMTAGVYQSPMIKSGTGVVLDAGKQNLDLAIASDYDTVFLDLDNLNYHYRVYEAIVPRIKRPTAICTLEDFDE is encoded by the coding sequence TTGGATAAAACGACACAATTTCCCGATTCTCCCTTATCAAGAGAGGAATGGACTGAGCTTGACCAAACTGTTTTTGAAAGTGTAAAAAAGCAGTTGGTTGGTAGGAGATTTATTGATATATATGGACCTCTTGGCGAAGGGGTTCAATCTGTTACAAATGATATTTATGATTCACCTGAACAAGGTGCAATCAGTTTTCACGGCGAGGATTCTCAGCTTTCTATTCCATCAAGAAGGGTTACCTTGACCATTCCGATGTTGTATAAGGATTTTATTTTATATTGGCGTGATATTCAGCAGGCAAAAACTTTAGGGAGCCCAATCGATTTTTCAGCTTCTGCCAATGCCGCACAGCAAAGTGCATTGCTTGAAGATGATCTAATTTTTAACGGTTCAAAGGAATTTCAGCTTCAAGGGATTATGAATGTAAAGGGAAAACTTTCGCACATTCGTAGCGATTGGATGGAATCTGGAAATGCCTTTAGTGATGTGGTTGAAGCGCGTAACAAATTATTGAGGATGGGACATACTGGACCATATGCACTGGTGTTGTCACCGGAGTTGTATGCGCTTGTTCATCGGGTTCATCAAGGAACGCATGTATTAGAAATCGAGCATGTTCGTGAATTGATGACAGCAGGTGTCTATCAGTCCCCAATGATAAAAAGTGGTACAGGGGTTGTTTTAGATGCGGGGAAACAGAATCTTGATCTTGCGATTGCCAGTGATTATGACACGGTGTTTTTAGATCTTGATAACTTGAATTACCATTATCGAGTATACGAAGCGATTGTCCCACGGATCAAGCGGCCTACAGCCATTTGTACGTTGGAGGATTTTGATGAATAA
- a CDS encoding 2Fe-2S iron-sulfur cluster-binding protein codes for MKKLTVGSMKGNTIRDLITFPSLKNKPSIKDMNIKRIMKIEQNQSSYQLEVKKDQTILDAALEQGVPLDYKCQKGTCGRCKVKIVNGSALLQPANHLEKTKLQHLLQQEFRLACQTKAK; via the coding sequence GTGAAAAAATTAACCGTAGGATCCATGAAAGGTAACACCATTAGGGATTTAATAACATTCCCTAGTCTAAAGAACAAACCGTCAATTAAGGATATGAATATTAAGCGGATTATGAAAATAGAACAAAATCAGTCTAGTTACCAGCTCGAAGTAAAAAAAGACCAAACGATTTTAGATGCAGCCCTGGAGCAAGGAGTCCCATTGGATTATAAATGTCAAAAAGGGACTTGTGGTCGGTGTAAGGTGAAAATTGTAAATGGATCAGCCTTGCTGCAACCGGCAAATCATCTCGAAAAGACAAAACTTCAGCACTTACTCCAACAAGAATTCCGCCTCGCTTGCCAAACAAAAGCAAAATAA
- a CDS encoding IclR family transcriptional regulator domain-containing protein has product MSSVIHKSMELLEAIQPENDKEEWSATEISRKLNIPVQTVHRLLSSLSEARLVYKSKETKKFRLSFSIIQMGYALRNSLAAYPCSLPIMEKLAQKTNHCVCLSVLEGTEGIIVDTVASKTAQIIEPELMRNPLHIGSANKVLLAHLPLSLKEKLINSLLKDDNNLSKEGLESELKTIKKHGFSITVGEIKEGFTEIAVPIFSWEEKTVAAISVLISGRNVKNHILEETAISIVQAAEEISLELGWYK; this is encoded by the coding sequence TTGTCCAGTGTAATTCATAAATCAATGGAACTTCTTGAAGCAATCCAACCAGAAAATGATAAGGAAGAATGGAGTGCCACCGAAATTAGTCGAAAGTTAAATATACCTGTTCAAACGGTTCATAGATTGTTGTCGTCTCTTTCGGAAGCTAGATTAGTTTACAAAAGTAAAGAAACGAAGAAATTCCGGTTAAGTTTTAGCATCATTCAAATGGGCTACGCTTTAAGAAATAGTTTAGCAGCGTATCCTTGTTCGCTCCCAATCATGGAAAAACTAGCCCAAAAAACAAACCACTGTGTCTGTCTATCGGTTTTAGAAGGAACGGAAGGAATCATCGTTGATACAGTAGCTTCTAAAACAGCCCAAATTATTGAACCCGAACTGATGAGAAATCCCCTTCATATCGGTTCTGCCAATAAAGTGTTATTAGCCCACCTTCCTTTATCGTTAAAAGAAAAATTAATAAACTCACTACTAAAGGATGATAATAACCTTTCAAAGGAAGGATTAGAATCGGAGTTAAAAACGATAAAAAAACATGGTTTTTCTATCACTGTCGGTGAGATTAAGGAGGGTTTTACCGAAATTGCGGTACCCATTTTCTCCTGGGAGGAAAAGACTGTGGCAGCGATTAGTGTCTTGATTTCTGGACGGAATGTAAAAAATCACATTTTAGAAGAAACTGCTATCTCAATTGTGCAAGCAGCTGAGGAAATATCATTAGAATTAGGCTGGTATAAATAG
- a CDS encoding PDR/VanB family oxidoreductase, which yields MAVKQGQISAVVSEIKAESPKVKRFRLKSKDGTALPKFSGGSHITTSINHNHQLIERHYSLTNDPMKTDYYEIAINRSDQSKGGSVFWHDEVEIGKQLEISYPKNHFPLSFQAKHHIFFAAGIGITPFLAMAAELKRKGKTFKIHYAAPSQATCAYFEFLISNYPDETNFYFSDQQNRMKSEIMKVQPIGTHVYFCGPESMVHQYVEDAKTFGYHDQSIHFELFTPPDFGPTQRFQVILNKSNKVLNVGEDESLLEVLLKNGIQAPYSCKIGGCGSCGLDVLEGKVEHRDVFLTDQEKKENDVMLTCVSRGKNNCIVLDI from the coding sequence ATGGCCGTTAAACAAGGACAAATCAGTGCAGTAGTATCCGAAATTAAAGCTGAATCTCCAAAGGTAAAACGGTTCAGGCTCAAATCAAAAGATGGAACCGCATTGCCAAAGTTTAGTGGAGGTTCCCATATTACTACATCCATAAATCATAATCATCAGCTAATCGAACGCCACTACTCATTAACCAATGACCCTATGAAAACAGACTACTATGAAATCGCCATTAATCGGAGTGATCAGTCAAAAGGAGGTTCTGTTTTTTGGCATGATGAGGTGGAAATAGGGAAACAGCTTGAGATTAGTTATCCCAAAAATCATTTTCCCTTGAGTTTCCAGGCAAAACATCATATCTTTTTTGCGGCAGGAATAGGGATTACCCCTTTTTTAGCGATGGCTGCTGAGTTAAAAAGGAAGGGGAAAACATTTAAAATCCATTATGCTGCGCCTTCCCAAGCCACCTGTGCATATTTTGAGTTTCTTATTTCGAATTATCCTGATGAAACCAATTTTTATTTTTCTGATCAGCAGAACCGAATGAAGTCAGAAATTATGAAAGTACAGCCGATTGGGACTCATGTTTATTTTTGCGGACCAGAATCGATGGTACACCAGTATGTTGAGGACGCGAAGACTTTTGGTTACCATGATCAAAGTATTCATTTTGAGTTGTTTACTCCACCAGATTTCGGTCCGACTCAACGGTTTCAGGTAATATTAAATAAAAGCAATAAGGTGCTGAATGTTGGTGAAGATGAAAGCTTACTAGAGGTCCTTTTAAAGAATGGGATTCAAGCGCCCTACTCATGTAAAATAGGGGGCTGCGGAAGTTGTGGGTTGGATGTGCTTGAAGGCAAAGTGGAGCATAGGGATGTTTTTCTAACAGACCAAGAGAAAAAAGAAAATGATGTTATGTTAACTTGTGTTTCAAGAGGAAAAAATAATTGTATTGTCTTAGATATTTAA